From the genome of Helicobacter pylori, one region includes:
- a CDS encoding lytic transglycosylase domain-containing protein gives MRFFILFFIGMLGVGFSQAEFNLKDLEKKPAGIVRDYYLWRYISDKKTSLENAKKAYELTQNKNSALQKAMQEKGSDDSEKSPDVKLPEDIHCKQIALESMLEEADTFQASCIAIALKSKIRDFDKIPLQTLKPLQIKIKEAYPILYEELEILQSKNVSASLFKANAQVFSALFNHLSYEKKLQIFEKHIPIKELNRLLDEDYPAFNRLIYQVILDPKLDHFKDALTKSNATYSNAQTFFILGINEILRKKPSKALKYFERSEAVVKDDDFSKDRAIFWQYLVSKKKKVLEHLSQSPALNLYSLYASRKLQTTPSYRIISHIQNLSQEDPPFNTYDPFSWQIFKEKTLSLKDEGAFNAMLKSLYYEKSAPELTYLLSQRNKDKIYYYLSPYEGIIEWQSVDEKAMAYAIARQESFLLPALISRSFALGLMQIMPFNVGPFAKSLGMDNVDLNDMFNPNIALKFGNYYLNHLKKEFNHPLFVAYAYNAGPGFLRRWLESSKRFKEKNHFEPWLSMELMPYSETRLYGFRVMLNYLIYQEIFGNFIPIDAFLEQTLNSKDKP, from the coding sequence ATGCGTTTTTTTATTTTATTTTTTATCGGCATGCTTGGCGTTGGTTTTTCTCAAGCCGAGTTCAATTTAAAAGATTTAGAAAAAAAGCCCGCCGGGATCGTTAGGGATTATTATTTATGGCGTTATATTAGCGATAAAAAAACCAGTTTAGAAAACGCTAAAAAAGCCTATGAATTGACTCAAAATAAAAACAGCGCCCTGCAAAAGGCCATGCAAGAAAAAGGCTCAGACGATTCAGAAAAAAGCCCTGATGTTAAATTGCCTGAAGATATTCATTGCAAGCAAATAGCTTTAGAAAGCATGCTAGAAGAGGCAGACACTTTCCAAGCAAGCTGTATCGCTATCGCTTTAAAATCAAAAATCAGAGATTTTGATAAAATCCCCCTTCAAACCCTTAAGCCCTTACAAATTAAAATCAAAGAGGCTTACCCTATTCTTTATGAAGAATTAGAAATTTTGCAAAGTAAGAATGTGAGTGCTTCTTTATTTAAGGCTAACGCACAAGTGTTTAGCGCGCTTTTCAATCATTTGAGTTATGAAAAAAAGCTCCAAATTTTTGAAAAGCATATCCCGATTAAAGAGTTAAACCGCCTTTTAGATGAAGATTACCCGGCGTTTAACCGCTTGATCTATCAGGTTATTTTAGATCCTAAATTGGATCATTTTAAAGACGCTCTCACTAAAAGTAACGCTACCTATAGCAACGCGCAAACCTTTTTTATCCTAGGGATTAATGAAATCTTGCGCAAAAAACCCTCTAAAGCGCTCAAGTATTTTGAACGCTCAGAAGCGGTTGTTAAAGACGATGATTTTTCAAAAGACAGAGCGATTTTTTGGCAGTATTTAGTCTCTAAAAAGAAAAAAGTTTTGGAGCACCTTTCACAAAGCCCTGCCTTAAACCTCTATAGTCTTTATGCGAGCCGCAAGCTCCAAACCACGCCCAGTTATCGCATCATTTCTCACATTCAAAATTTAAGCCAAGAAGACCCTCCTTTTAACACTTATGACCCTTTTTCGTGGCAAATTTTTAAGGAAAAAACCTTGAGTTTGAAAGATGAGGGTGCGTTTAATGCGATGCTAAAAAGCTTGTATTATGAAAAAAGCGCCCCTGAATTGACCTATCTTTTAAGTCAACGCAATAAAGACAAGATTTATTATTATTTATCCCCTTATGAAGGCATTATTGAATGGCAAAGCGTGGATGAAAAGGCTATGGCGTATGCGATCGCTAGGCAAGAAAGTTTCTTGCTCCCGGCTTTAATCTCTCGCTCGTTCGCTCTAGGGCTTATGCAAATCATGCCCTTTAATGTAGGACCTTTCGCTAAAAGCCTTGGCATGGATAATGTTGATTTAAACGACATGTTTAACCCCAATATCGCTCTCAAATTTGGTAATTATTACTTGAACCATTTGAAAAAAGAATTCAACCACCCCCTTTTTGTCGCCTACGCTTATAACGCTGGACCTGGGTTTTTAAGGAGGTGGCTAGAAAGCTCCAAACGATTTAAAGAAAAAAATCATTTTGAGCCATGGCTTAGCATGGAGCTTATGCCTTATAGCGAAACCCGTTTGTATGGCTTTAGGGTCATGCTCAATTACTTGATTTATCAAGAAATTTTTGGGAATTTCATCCCTATTGATGCGTTTTTAGAACAAACTCTTAACTCAAAGGACAAACCATGA
- a CDS encoding YggT family protein yields the protein MIFSTLINAVAVILSSLITIYIWVVIIYSLISFVQPNPNNPIMQILARLCEPVFYFLRSRFKLVFNGLDFAPLVVVIVLKFLDLTLIQWLFALAKSL from the coding sequence ATGATTTTTTCTACCCTTATTAATGCGGTAGCGGTGATTTTAAGCTCGCTCATTACGATCTATATATGGGTAGTGATCATTTATTCGCTTATTAGCTTTGTGCAGCCTAACCCCAATAACCCCATCATGCAAATCCTCGCTCGCTTGTGTGAGCCGGTGTTTTATTTTTTACGCTCCAGATTCAAGCTTGTGTTTAATGGGTTGGATTTCGCTCCTTTAGTGGTGGTCATTGTTTTGAAATTTTTAGATTTAACCCTCATCCAATGGCTTTTTGCGCTCGCCAAAAGTCTTTAA